In Podospora pseudopauciseta strain CBS 411.78 chromosome 3, whole genome shotgun sequence, one genomic interval encodes:
- a CDS encoding hypothetical protein (EggNog:ENOG503NVB7; COG:P) produces MERMAAPILTRADVTLDKADIAWLMICSALVFLMVISISMVYSGLGSRLFAITLFKQPLLTGAMISFQWYLWGYALTFTPGNTWFGSLSTANGLQMSPSDVYSTNQGSSVTTSEGPSVQHLPELAFALFQGMFAAFTAALICAGTMQKMHSARYLLFVSVWSAVIYSPIARWSWYSEGWSHQLGSMDFAGGTPVHIASGAAVAAMSIFYFFESNGWQRAYLHLSSVTKKRINENLPWAAAMWVKSWLFNTSPWLPEYKQTDIIPGRDYEVYDVNQAIFGTGLLWFGWFGFNGGSALGANSRAVSACLATHVAACTGGTTTVFLHWVLKQIYMRSADYEPREFRRLTAVHFCDGAIAGLVAITPGSGYVPVSTSAIFGIVSSFVVYMLKPLTSDYLPDDELKVFLIHTVSGFIGMFLTGCFASQEVVESDGFSILTTASVSERLGNQMKDAFAGLGYSFSGTIIILMIGRSIMFAVKWMRSDKTKKRAANAWSEANIFKFGTDGSPAIQDRLRARERHTWEDDAMEGGIPLRTPDNDRGPSPRQWNRME; encoded by the exons ATGGAAAGGATGGCAGCTCCAATCTTGACGCGTGCCGATGTCACCCTTGAT AAAGCTGATATCGCTTGGCTGATGATATGCTCAGCTCTTGTTTTTCTTATGGTTATATCGATCTCTATGGTTTACTCTGGGCTTGGAAGCCGGTTGTTCGCCATCACCTTGTTCAAACAGCCCCTGCTCACTGGTGCTATGATATCTTTCCAG TGGTACTTATGGGGTTACGCCTTGACATTTACTCCTGGAAACACTTGGTTCGGCAGCCTGTCAACGGCAAATGGTCTACAGATGTCGCCCAGCGATGTCTACTCAACCAACCAAGGGTCATCAGTCACGACCAGTGAAGGGCCATCCGTCCAGCATCTTCCAGAGCTAGCCTTTGCCCTCTTTCAGGGCATGTTTGCAGCTTTTAC TGCTGCTCTCATCTGCGCAGGCACAATGCAAAAGATGCACTCAGCAAGGTACCTACTTTTCGTCAGTGTATGGTCAGCTGTAATCTACAGTCCAATTGCTCGGTGGTCTTGGTACAGCGAGGGCTGGTCTCACCAACTGGGCAGTATGGACTTTGCTGGCGGCACCCCAGTGCACATAGCGAGCGGCGCCGCTGTTGCCGCCATGTCTATTTTTTACTTCTTTGAGTCCAACGGGTGGCAAAGGGCCTACTTGCACCTATCAAGTGTTACGAAAAAACGTATCAATGAAAACCTCCCATGGGCAGCGGCCATGTGGGTCAAAAGCTGGTTGTTCAACACCTCACCATGGCTCCCAGAGTACAAACAGACCGACATCATTCCAGGAAGGGATTACGAAGTATACGACGTCAACCAAGCAATCTTTGGGACTGGGTTACTTTGGTTTGGCTG GTTCGGTTTCAATGGGGGTTCAGCACTTGGGGCAAACAGCCGGGCCGTATCTGCATGCTTGGCCACACACGTGGCAGCTTGCACTGGCGGTACTACCACTGTGTTCCTTCACTGGGTTCTAAAACAGATATACATGAGGAGCGCCGATTATGAGCCGCGCGAGTTTAGGAGGCTCACTGCCGTGCACTTCTGCGATGGGGCTATCGCTGGGCTTGTAGCCATCACGCCAGGAAGCGGTTAT GTTCCTGTTTCTACGTCGGCTATATTCGGCATTGTCTCAAGTTTTGTCGTGTACATGTTGAAACCCCTCACTTCTGATTATCTCCCAGATGACGAGCTCAAAGTGTTTCTCATACACACCGTTAGTGGTTTCATCGGAATGTTTCTGACTGGGTGTTTCGCGAG TCAAGAAGTTGTTGAATCGGACGGCTTCTCCATATTGACGACAGCATCGGTGTCTGAACGTCTCGG AAATCAAATGAAGGATGCCTTCGCCGGGCTTGGCTACAGCTTCTCCGGCACCATTATAATTCTAATGATCGGCAGATCTATCATGTTCGCAGTGAAATGGATGCGATCAGATAAGACAAAGAAACGGGCTGCTAACGCTTGGAGCGAGGCTAACATCTTCAAATTTGGAACGGATGGAAGTCCGGCAATCCAAGACCGCCTGCGGGCACGGGAGCGTCATACATGGGAAGATGATGCGATGGAAGGTGGCATTCCCCTCAGGACACCTGACAACGATCGTGGCCCATCACCAAGGCAGTGGAACCGAATGGAGTGA
- a CDS encoding hypothetical protein (COG:I; EggNog:ENOG503NY7U) has product MQCFLCEKPSSPHHGKPMGRRCVKCNDSYCISCTIDDCRNVPCSEHHSCWNEHIEQFTNEKLKALHQPANPTAEMFIKAITCSDLDDAQIKALHGHDKLARWFSVKKGKEEDDKPELWLYDRFRRLCDPHQTGNRITGNHYPSIVSFIGNTYAGKSTVVRAMLLLGLAEQRAGNSSDALGRENALYNLLQSVLDRPEKHELPVSQGGDDPATFGVHLYRNNIATHSEPSPDPQYPLLLADCEGFTADFALTNAEKAVPDTEDPDEQVEMRTIKADDYGRGKAGIDLFYARFLYAVSDVVVFVTQNPKTKGHDFPRILEWAAGAMLKTFNQPSGKTLIVVRNKYTPDKKDSTPEMLKQEFLESQSPGLWKRTGVIATFVERFNASTSLGLMIRSNNDLYRQLFRSIHLCYIPDNNHVDNHGKPEKLLEHFGNLKRVLDRAVVEERDIRAESLTRYNVAGLSLFLSNTFRHFSESSTPLDFYKATCRDNHTPTNLREHIANFLRLAYDRENRVNNNQLAGMDSMIENVIALSLLILTRRRDSATFTPEIKFDHDLRKYWDGGLALYQLLHEQCSYTFLNSQGALTPYSCQVRGHGGKRGKHQQHVPPPSGPGHRHNLQPVPGDFVPGHDWNRDVWRQRIRARFCELYRKVYRSPLPPHQDSYEPQPAGQFQQQQQQQQQQQQLRDREFNHHGNQQVDTSILKLRRELTPLNKPLFTQLLSTKTCLSCLLSAPDHALSCGHAFCPRCIQELSTPSRWKAAAFELDSCILCDGQDGHQTIQLRPRCSGVRILTLDGGGVRGIVELALVQALEQEIGLTNVRLAEMFDLIVGTSTGGIVALALTFPGKLPSDPAAVTSSPLARRGSGIDTRMQDMIAFFSKISTATFENSRLGWRALTRGAMVFRRVESVYSDRPLRSGLEQYFGDKTSLFAPTFNSERVLASGALGSGVRVAVTSTRDDGDTEVVIGNYNRPLTTYATDSVGGGSSRSGFEREDDLEKDFKIWEAAMATAAAPFYLPVFKREWGVGGQEYIDGAVYANCPARVAMDEKTKIWSRESGEGNGVVLDALVSLGTGKQGPKSDKMPFASNFRGFTALQKMIKRQLDTERLWEGVVEGAERSQRGRLMRLNPELKPKYVQLYQCEEVPRLLKETGEWAGVGGQGRDKIKNVARVLMAGMFFFEVPDSYSPRSTLSHQQASGGPDGRLLRGAVRCRLRHQAPAVGELLRKVTRFYHTELTTEEAAEEEKSLASADRQWRTLTDITSGSVNPRDMVRVRERNPDGTGIEQFRLDFELRIRDKAALQAIVVEFQADDESDARSINEQENERGRGKRFAISGFPVTLADLNARGQRIWLQ; this is encoded by the coding sequence ATGCAATGTTTTCTGTGTGAAAAGCCCTCCAGCCCCCATCATGGGAAGCCCATGGGTCGGCGGTGCGTCAAATGCAACGACTCCTATTGTATTTCTTGCACTATTGACGATTGCCGAAACGTTCCCTGTTCTGAGCATCACTCATGTTGGAACGAGCACATCGAGCAATTCACAAATGAGAAGCTCAAAGctcttcatcaaccagcCAACCCGACAGCAGAAATGTTCATCAAGGCCATCACCTGTTCCGACCTTGATGATGCTCAAATCAAAGCACTCCACGGCCACGATAAGCTTGCGCGCTGGTTTAGCGTCAagaagggaaaagaagaagatgacaaGCCGGAACTCTGGCTGTACGACCGGTTTCGACGTCTTTGCGACCCTCATCAAACTGGAAACAGGATCACGGGGAACCATTATCCGAGCATCGTGTCGTTCATTGGAAATACATATGCTGGGAAGTCCACAGTCGTTAGGGCAATGCTTCTACTCGGACTAGCCGAGCAGAGAGCAGGAAACTCCTCGGACGCTTTGGGTCGAGAGAACGCGTTGTACAACCTGCTACAAAGTGTCTTGGACCGCCCTGAGAAGCACGAGTTGCCAGTCTCACAGGGCGGCGACGATCCCGCTACCTTTGGAGTCCACCTTTATCGCAACAACATCGCCACTCACTCAGAGCCGTCGCCAGATCCTCAATACCCCCTACTTTTAGCTGACTGTGAAGGGTTCACAGCCGATTTTGCTCTCACCAACGCTGAGAAGGCCGTCCCGGACACAGAAGATCCTGACGAGCAGGTGGAAATGAGAACCATCAAGGCCGACGACTACGGCAGAGGCAAAGCAGGGATTGACCTGTTTTACGCCCGGTTTCTCTACGCTGTCAGTGACGTTGTTGTGTTTGTCACGCAGAATCCCAAAACCAAAGGACACGACTTTCCTCGGATCCTCGAGTGGGCTGCCGGAGCAATGCTCAAGACTTTCAACCAACCGTCTGGCAAGACATTGATCGTTGTTCGCAACAAGTACACCCCAGACAAAAAGGACAGCACGCCGGAGATGCTGAAACAAGAGTTTCTGGAGTCGCAGAGCCCAGGCCTGTGGAAGAGGACCGGAGTGATTGCCACTTTTGTCGAGCGCTTCAACGCGTCCACgagcttggggttgatgatcAGGAGTAATAACGATCTGTATCGTCAGCTCTTCCGCAGCATTCACCTTTGCTACATCCCTGACAACAACCATGTCGACAACCATGGCAAGCCAGAGAAGCTTCTTGAGCATTTCGGAAACCTCAAGCGTGTTCTTGATCGTGCGGTTGTCGAGGAGCGGGATATCAGAGCGGAGAGCTTGACCCGCTACAACGTCGCTGGgctttctctctttctgtCCAACACATTTCGACATTTTTCCGAGTCGAGCACACCTCTCGACTTTTACAAGGCCACCTGTCGCGACAATCACACACCCACCAATCTCAGGGAACATATTGCCAACTTTTTGCGGCTGGCGTATGACCGTGAAAACAGGGtgaacaacaaccaacttGCTGGTATGGACAGCATGATTGAAAATGTCATCGCTTTGTCTCTCTTGATCCTCACTCGGAGACGGGACTCTGCCACTTTTACCCCCGAGATCAAATTCGATCATGACTTGAGGAAGTACTGGGATGGCGGGCTGGCCTTGTACCAGCTCTTGCATGAGCAGTGCTCTTACACCTTTCTGAACTCACAAGGCGCTCTGACTCCATATAGCTGTCAAGTCCGGGGGCACGGTGGCAAGCGAGgcaaacaccaacagcacGTCCCTCCCCCGTCCGGTCCCGGCCACAGACACAACCTCCAGCCGGTACCGGGCGACTTTGTCCCCGGTCACGACTGGAACAGAGACGTCTGGCGCCAGCGCATACGAGCTCGGTTCTGCGAGTTATACCGCAAAGTGTACcgctccccccttcctccccaccaagaCAGCTACGAACCCCAACCCGCCGGACAgttccagcaacagcaacaacaacaacaacaacaacaacaactccgAGACCGCGAGTTCAACCATCACGGCAACCAACAAGTCGACACCTCCATCCTCAAACTCCGCCGCGAACTCACCCCCCTGAACAAACCCCTTTTCACCCAActcctctccaccaaaacctgcctctcctgcctcctctccgcccccGATCACGCCTTATCGTGCGGCCACGCCTTTTGCCCCCGCTGCATCCAAGagctctccaccccctcccgctgGAAAGCCGCCGCCTTCGAATTAGACTCTTGCATCCTCTGCGACGGCCAGGACGGGCACCAAACCATCCAGCTCAGACCCCGCTGCTCCGGCGTCcgcatcctcaccctcgacggcggcggcgtccGCGGCATCGTCGAGCTCGCCCTCGTCCAGGCGCTCGAGCAGGAAATCGGCCTGACAAACGTCCGACTGGCCGAGATGTTTGACCTCATCGTGGGGACCAGCACAGGAGGGATCGTTGCTCTCGCGCTGACCTTTCCGGGGAAGCTCCCTTCCGACCCTGCCGCCGTCACTTCTTCCCCGTTGGCGAGGCGGGGTAGCGGGATCGATACCAGGATGCAGGACATGATCGCCTTTTTCAGCAAGATCTCCACCGCGACGTTTGAGAACTCGCGGCTTGGGTGGCGGGCGCTGACGAGGGGGGCGATGGTTTtcaggagggtggagagtgTGTATAGCGATCGGCCCTTGCGGTCGGGGTTGGAGCAGTATTTTGGGGACAAGACGAGCCTTTTTGCGCCAACGTTCAACAGCGAGAGGGTGCTGGCTTCTGGTGCGCTTGGgtcgggggtgagggttgcgGTGACGAGCACgagggatgatggggatacGGAGGTTGTGATTGGGAATTATAACAGGCCTTTGACTACCTATGCCACTGACAGTGTTGGTGGCGGTAGCAGCAGATCTGGTTTTGAAAGGGAGGATGATTTGGAGAAGGATTTCAAAATCTGGGAGGCGGCTATGGCCACCGCGGCGGCGCCGTTTTATTTGCCAGTGTTCAAAAGAGaatggggggtgggggggcaGGAGTACATTGACGGGGCGGTTTACGCCAACTGTCCGGCACGAGTGGCGATGGATGAAAAGACAAAGATTTGGTCTCGGGagagtggggaggggaacGGGGTGGTGCTTGATGCGCTGGTGTCGCTCGGGACGGGGAAACAAGGCCCAAAATCGGACAAGATGCCTTTTGCGAGCAACTTCAGGGGGTTTACTGCCTTGCAGAAAATGATAAAACGGCAGCTGGACACGGAGAGATtatgggagggggtggtggagggggcggagCGGTCGCAAagagggaggttgatgaggctgaACCCGGAACTGAAGCCAAAGTATGTGCAGCTGTATCAGTGTGAGGAGGTGCcgaggttgttgaaggaAACAGGGGAGTgggcgggggttggtgggcaggggagggacaagatcaagaatgtggcgagggtgttgatggcgggCATGTTCTTTTTCGAGGTACCAGACTCTTATTCTCCAAGGTCTACTTTGTCTCATCAGCAGGCGTCAGGCGGACCGGATGGGAGGTTGCTTCGGGGAGCGGTGCGGTGTCGGTTGAGGCATCAGGCGCCAGCTGTGGGCGAGCTGCTGAGGAAGGTGACGAGGTTTTATCACACAGAGCTGACGACCGAGGAAGCagccgaggaagaaaagagctTGGCATCGGCGGATAGACAATGGAGAACTCTGACTGACATCACCAGCGGGTCCGTCAATCCGAGGGATATGGTCAGAGTGAGGGAGCGCAATCCAGACGGAACGGGGATAGAACAGTTCAGGCTTGACTTTGAGTTACGTATCAGAGACAAGGCAGCTTTGCAGGCCATTGTGGTTGAATTCCaggccgacgacgagagTGACGCAAGGAGCATCAACGAGCAGGAAAATGAACGTGGCAGAGGGAAACGATTTGCGATTAGCGGGTTTCCTGTCACGCTCGCGGACCTGAATGCAAGGGGACAAAGGATATGGCTACAGTGA
- a CDS encoding hypothetical protein (COG:S; EggNog:ENOG503PFBH) — MKQGPILLSGLTWLQVAAAACCRSNKCLKAVVSSGLDGLQDCSTNLAVTVTPAQSTVTETVTQLPTEHNTFVHTAFFTETVTTTAETETELFTLQTTVTDATYTQLITNTETVVVTETAQQTVTATNTGAAYPVKARGDTLLAPEPEPTSSLSGSEPSTIPEYASEQCPSWEAYVKACSCAGVEPTTVTAEAPSAATETVSYTADPITVSVPTTLSVTDTVYVSLTETTAATDVETVLETATTQVTQTVSAHTTVTVTQTTTTVLPAATCLPPSQVKAFRGLATDYGGQPLAMYANMLNALTGGMIWQPPSTSTSTSVQYKYFFKLDDQGRVLLAKGVPPYSYTYALYVATNSNGGLWPQVNTKDAIQNSINAGGSVAFVKGCVNSVTGELTLDAAGRKNILWCGQQMWMSTGKGEEINRGTCTVMHPKATEIEAFWG; from the exons ATGAAGCAGGGCCCCATCTTGCTGTCAGGTCTCACCTGGCTCCAAGTCGCAGCAGCGGCATGCTGTCGCAGCAACAAGTGTCTCAAGG CCGTCGTCTCTTCGGGTCTTGATGGACTCCAAGATTGCTCTACCAACCTGGCTGTGACCGTCACGCCAGCCCAGAGCACCGTTACCGAGACCGTCACTCAGTTGCCCACTGAGCACAACACCTTTGTCCACACGGCCTTCTTCACCGAGACTGTCACCACGACCGCCGAGACTGAAACTGAACTTTTCACCCTTCAGACCACCGTCACAGATGCCACTTACACTcagctcatcaccaacactgAGACTGTGGTTGTTACCGAGACAGCCCAACAGACCGTCACGGCAACGAACACCGGTGCTGCCTATCCAGTCAAGGCACGAGGCGACACCCTCCTGGCCCCCGAGCCAGAGCCTACTTCTTCATTGTCGGGTTCTGAGCCATCCACCATCCCAGAGTACGCCTCGGAACAGTGCCCATCTTGGGAGGCCTACGTGAAGGCTTGCAGCTGTGCCGGTGTAGAACCCACAACCGTCACGGCTGAAGCTCCATCCGCGGCTACGGAGACAGTGTCATACACAGCGGACCCCATCACCGTCTCTGTGCCAACCACACTGTCTGTCACCGACACCGTCTACGTCTCTTTGACCGAAACCACTGCCGCCACCGATGTCGAGACAGTCCTTGAAACGGCCACAACCCAAGTCACTCAGACAGTTTCTGCCCACACCACCGTTACAGTCACGCAGACCACAACCACAGTGCTCCCCGCTGCAACATGCTTACCGCCTTCCCAGGTAAAGGCATTTAGAGGGTTGGCTACTGACTACGGTGGACAGCCCCTCGCTATGTATGCTAACATGCTCAACGCCTTGACGGGCGGGATGATTTGGCAACCCCCTTCCACATCCACGTCAACGTCGGTACAATACAAATACTTTTTCAAGCTCGACGACCAAGGACGCGTGCTTCTGGCCAAGGGAGTTCCGCCCTACTCCTACACGTATGCTCTCTATGTAGCAACAAATTCGAATGGGGGTCTTTGGCCACAAGTCAACACAAAGGATGCCATCCAGAACTCGATCAACGCAGGGGGTTCGGTCGCATTCGTCAAGGGGTGCGTCAACTCTGTGACTGGAGAACTAACTTTGGACGCTGCGGGACGCAAGAATATTCTCTGGTGCGGACAGCAGATGTGGATGTCTactgggaagggggaggagatcaacCGCGGCACATGCACCGTCATGCATCCCAAGGCCACGGAAATCGAGGCTTTCTGGGGATAA
- a CDS encoding hypothetical protein (EggNog:ENOG503P4JA) — MIRPNKAKASPDLSIHLHAPTPNRTVFFPGEKITGQIRRQEHIVRPEVWLILFLHGRSVARIEKTTGSGESQTTHRYNTEYTLFPRQQVTCINGSPVHIPPNSTEGQAWNFQVQIPPHCLDPKLANATKEDGWWARNKQDPEMAFVPLQTPKIPLPCSVMSHQGHGSSKQATWVEYWLEAFLYDKAPFHNSNVKHVAKSRLPVAVYPMPLAGVQTVKMLRFWSANQVIRSQRLLAGREGDKLSVKEKMLKMVRSSRVPRLGFRVLVDLPAGIQLGELLGGLRVGVWKLHELTAGLGDDSEEEDERHPEEKNKGKVTKTEEAEGERLPGYEQGESSTIRAARPSHEQLHAASENDIKIRLVSLKIKIKATTSVSVKGSVLDKHDMTKETDIARLELSTPSLGLPGGDGNGIEIPFISEQTRYEQRLPQTEDAPPPAYSGSGKMMDLGASLGIRFSMKWLEICGKRYSIEQYRGGTWSWGGQGDLVPDFTTFNIQRGYTLVVKLGLEVVKERVEVRFARKVEVLGATGYSS; from the coding sequence ATGATCCGTCCAAACAAAGCAAAAGCCTCGCCAGACCtctccatccacctccatGCGCCCACCCCGAACAGAACCGTCTTCTTCCCCGGCGAAAAAATCACGGGTCAGATCCGAAGACAAGAGCACATTGTCCGCCCAGAAGTATggctcatcctcttcctccacggCCGGTCCGTCGCACGCATCGAGAAGACCACCGGTTCGGGCGAAAGCCAAACAACGCACCGCTACAACACGGAATACACCCTCTTCCCTCGCCAGCAAGTAACATGCATCAACGGAAGCCCGGTGCATATTCCCCCAAACAGCACTGAAGGGCAAGCGTGGAATTTCCAGGTGCAGATCCCTCCCCATTGCCTCGACCCGAAGTTGGCAAACGCAACAAAGGAGGACGGCTGGTGGGCGCGCAACAAGCAGGATCCAGAAATGGCGTTTGTCCCACTTCAGACTCCGAAAATTCCCCTGCCCTGCTCGGTGATGTCGCACCAAGGGCATGGATCGAGCAAGCAGGCGACGTGGGTGGAGTATTGGCTTGAGGCGTTTTTATATGACAAGGCGCCGTTTCACAATAGTAATGTTAAGCACGTGGCCAAGTCTAGGTTGCCGGTGGCGGTGTACCCGATGCCGTTGGCGGGTGTGCAGACGGTGAAGATGCTCAGGTTTTGGTCGGCGAATCAAGTGATACGATCACAGCGGTTGCTGGCTGGACGGGAGGGGGATAAGCTGAGTGTTAAGGAGAAGATGCTCAAGATGGTGAGGAGTTCGAGAGTGCCGAGGTTGGGTTTCAGGGTTTTGGTTGATTTACCTGCGGGGATACAGTTGGGGGAGCTgcttggggggttgagggtcGGAGTGTGGAAGTTGCATGAGCTTactgctgggttgggggatgacagtgaggaggaggatgagagaCACCCCGAGGAGAAAAACAAGGGGAAGGTGACGAAGACGGAAGAAGCGGAAGGAGAGAGACTTCCGGGTTATGAGCAAGGTGAGAGCTCTACTATCCGAGCAGCACGGCCTTCCCATGAGCAACTGCACGCCGCCTCAGAAAACGACATCAAAATCCGTCTCGTCAGCCTCAAAatcaagatcaaggccaCCACGTCTGTTTCGGTGAAGGGGAGCGTGCTCGATAAACATGACATGACGAAGGAAACCGACATTGCCAGACTTGAACTTAGTACGCCCTCTCTGGGCTTGCcgggtggtgatggaaacGGGATTGAAATCCCTTTTATCAGCGAACAGACCCGGTACGAGCAACGGCTGCCTCAAACTGAAGACGCACCGCCACCGGCGTATTCCGGCAGTGGGAAAATGATGGATTTGGGCGCTTCGCTGGGGATAAGATTCAGTATGAAGTGGCTTGAGATTTGCGGGAAGAGGTATTCAATTGAGCAGTATCGAGGCGGGACATGGAGTTGGGGGGGCCAGGGGGATCTGGTTCCGGATTTTACGACGTTTAATATCCAGAGGGGGTATACGCTTGTGGTCAAGTTGGGactggaggtggtgaaggagcgGGTGGAGGTTAGGTTTGCGAGGAAGGTTGAGGTTTTGGGCGCGACGGGGTACTCGTCTTGA
- a CDS encoding hypothetical protein (EggNog:ENOG503PD1H; MEROPS:MER0080922; COG:O): MPSSKLLSLLALLPAAALATDNASVQPSGLVRHSLTAQEGGSLFSRHSKRQLVTESSAKRAGTFYTINVKFGTPGQNVPVQIDTTQSELFANPRCATSSNPSFCQSQPRFTMSSSLIDLGVQGSMSLRNGGYVNWQYVSDYIGIGSSRITQQIFGVAYDSSGPTNAILGLGPSLQGWTNGYPLVLDSLKTQGHINSRAWALDLKGFTSQSGSVIFGGIDTNKFIGDLVKLPIVPAAQSPDGYTRYWIRLDGLSVRQADGSVVDAWAKSEGAAGQPFVIDSGASLTALPTSIYNQFVAAFPSATANADGTLVVDCPAEGEGGSVNFNFDGKVISVPFGDFVSRVPDTDTCLLGVYEDSLPVLGTNFLRAAYVVFDQDNRNIHLAQSADCGAEALVAIGTGVNAVPSVTGACPAPVTSTTTTESATTTEEVTSTTTEESATTTEEATTTTEEATATTEESTTITESATITESATESATETATEAEESECETEYESATETATESATETATESATETATESATETVTESATETATESVTETSVAEPSITATQTSAAETSVVETSSFPITTTAAPLLTITYTETSTSTITSCPPSVPKCPVGSVTVVTQVITATTSVCPQTSATYTFPAANPSEAPVVVTLTPVKPLPTPVTVPGCSCTASPFPTGLAPGQPTTLATVPHIVATGVPQAPGAGVPNVPGTDVPHVPGTGAPHVPGSGAPHVPGSGAPHVPGSGAPHVPGSGAPHLPGTGLPHVPGTGLVPAPTQPAHGGHNGTNPVPTFVPPQAQPSEPVTAGSTKLSSVMNWGAAAVVGGVIAAML, encoded by the exons ATGCCTTCCTCTAAACTCTTGTcgctcctcgccctccttccGGCTGCGGCTCTTGCAACCGACAATGCCTCGGTTCAGCCATCTGGGCTAGTCCGTCACTCTCTGACTGCTCAAGAGGGTGGCTCGCTTTTCAGCAGACACTCGAAGAGACAACTGGTCACTGAATCCTCGGCAAAGCGGGCCGGTACATTCTACACCATCAATGTCAAGTTCGGGACGCCTGGCCAAAATGTCCCTGTACAAATCGATACCACGCAATCCGAACTCTTCGCGAACCCTAGATGTGCCACGTCATCGAACCCATCCTTCTGCCAGAGCCAGCCGAGGTTCACCATGTCGAGCTCCCTCATCGATCTTGGGGTGCAAGGTTCGATGTCTCTGCGCAATGGTGGCTATGTCAACTGGCAATACGTGTCCGATTACATCGGTATCGGAT CCTCTAGGATCACCCAACAGATCTTTGGGGTTGCCTATGACAGTTCCGGACCGACGAACGCCATTCTTGGTCTCGGCCCATCCCTTCAAGGCTGGACCAATGGGTATCCCCTAGTTCTCGACAGTCTCAAGACACAGGGGCACATCAACAGTCGGGCCTGGGCTTTGGATTTGAAGGGATTTACAAGCCAGAGCGGTTCGGTGATTTTCGGTGGCATCGACACCAACAAGTTCATTGGGGACCTGGTTAAACTCCCCATTGTCCCTGCCGCGCAATCTCCTGATGGGTATACCAGATACTGGATCCGCCTCGATGGTCTCTCGGTCAGACAGGCCGACGGTTCAGTTGTGGATGCCTGGGCTAAGTCGGAGGGTGCAGCGGGTCAGCCATTCGTGATCGACAGCGGCGCGAGTCTCACTGCCCTTCCCACGTCCATCTACAACCAGTTTGTTGCGGCGTTCCCTTCGGCCACGGCTAACGCTGACGGGACTTTGGTTGTTGATTGCCCtgctgagggtgagggtggatCTGTCAACTTCAACTTCGATGGCAAGGTCATCAGCGTTCCTTTCGGCGACTTTGTGTCTCGTGTGCCCGACACAGACACCTGTCTTTTGGGAGTTTATGAGGACAGCCTCCCTGTCCTTGGTACCAACTTCCTCAGGGCTGCCTATGTCGTGTTCGACCAAGACAACCGCAACATCCATCTCGCTCAGTCCGCCGATTGCGGTGCTGAGGCTCTTGTGGCTATTGGTACGGGTGTCAATGCTGTCCCATCGGTTACCGGCGCCTGCCCAGCTCCAGTGACCTCGACCACTACCACCGAGTCCGCTACGACCACAGAGGAGGTGACCTCGACCACTACCGAAGAGTCTGCCACCACGACTGAGGAGGCTACTACCACGACTGAG GAGGCTACTGCTACTACTGAGGAGTCTACCACTATCACAGAGTCCGCCACCATCACTGAATCTGCCACCGAGTCTGCCACCGAGACTG CTACCGAGGCCGAAGAGAGCGAGTGCGAGACAGAGTATGAGTCGGCTACTGAGACTGCTACCGAATCGGCCACCGAGACTGCTACCGAATCGGCCACCGAGACTGCTACCGAGTCGGCCACCGAGACTGTTACTGAGTCTGCCACCGAGACCGCTACCGAATCCGTTACCGAGACCTCAGTTGCTGAGCCCTCCATCACTGCGACCCAGACCTCTGCCGCCGAGACCTCGGTCGTGGAGACCAGTTCattccccatcaccaccactgctgctCCCCTCCTGACCATCACGTACACCGAGACTTCGACCTCGACCATCACCTCATGCCCTCCTTCAGTTCCCAAGTGTCCTGTCGGCTCCGTCACCGTTGTTACCCAGGTCATCACAGCTACCACCTCTGTCTGCCCTCAGACCTCGGCCACCTACACCTTCCCTGCTGCCAACCCATCCGAGGCGCCTGTCGTCGTCACCCTCACCCCGGTCAAGCCGCTGCCCACTCCCGTCACCGTTCCTGGATGCAGCTGCACCGCTTCTCCATTCCCTACCGGACTCGCCCCCGGTCAGCCCACAACTTTGGCTACTGTGCCTCACATCGTCGCCACTGGTGTGCCCCAGGCCCCAGGCGCTGGTGTCCCCAACGTTCCGGGCACTGATGTTCCTCACGTTCCGGGCACTGGTGCTCCCCACGTCCCCGGTTCTGGCGCTCCTCATGTTCCTGGCTCCGGTGCTCCCCACGTTCCGGGCTCCGGTGCTCCCCACGTCCCGGGCTCCGGTGCTCCCCATCTTCCCGGCACAGGCCTTCCCCATGTTCCTGGCACTGGCCTCGTCCCTGCCCCTACCCAGCCAGCCCATGGTGGCCACAATGGTACCAACCCCGTCCCCACCTTTGTTCCTCCTCAGGCTCAGCCCTCTGAGCCCGTGACGGCTGGATCCACCAAGCTGTCCAGCGTGATGAACTGGGGCGCGGCGGCTGTAGTCGGTGGTGTCATTGCTGCCATGTTGTAA